GCCATTGCTGATTGAAACAGTTACAATAACTACCGCAATGCCAATGCTAATTCCTAGTGTTGTCAGTAATGATTGTACGGCATGGGTGCGTATGGTGTGGTATGCGTGTTTAATAAGAATATGCATATTCATGTTGTTTCCTTTTTCTAATATCTACTGTTTAGATTTTGTTGTATAACGTCCATGACTATATCCGCTTGAGCATCAATTCCAGAAGTAATTTGGGCGGATAAAATATTTTGTGTACCAATAGTGACTGCTTTTTCATAAAATGCATGATCTTTATATATCCAAAGATATTTAACCTTTTTCAAGGAATTATTTTGTTGTTTACTATCATCATCTATTGTATGAACTGAGTATTGTAGCTTTGCTGCAATATCTTTAATCATAGATTGAGATATAGCAAAAGCATACTGTGGTACAGTTACTGCATTTTCAGTGGAGGCTAAAATGATATGCGCATTGGTACTCATACCAAGTCGGAATAGTTTTTCAGAATTATCAACTGGTACGATTGCAGTATAACTAACCATGCCACCAGATTTAATAGGAGCGTTGCCGATTGAGGTTATAGTTCCTTTGATGATTTGATGAGGCAGTGCGTCAAAAGAAAGCGTTACCGGAGTGCCAATAGTGACGTTGCCAATATATGGTTCATCAATTTCCAACTGCGCTTCCATAGATGAATTTTTTGCGAGAGAGTAGAGAATAGTTGCGGGAGATGAATTGGTAACAGTTTCACTTTCAGTTGAGTTTTTTGTAAGTATGAATCCATTTTCTGGAGCAATGATTTTTTTGTTATCAAAAAGGAGAACTATTTGTTGATGATTGGCCTGTTTTGCTTCAACATTTGCTTGCGCCACTTTATAATCCCGTTCTATTTGTTCAAATGCATCCTGTGAAATATAACCATTTTCATACAAAACTTGCTGGCGTGTATAATATGATTTTTGATATGCAAGCAGAGCCTTTAGTCGTTTAAGCTCTGCAGCGCTTTGTAGAACTTCAGTATCACTTTTACCATCATCAATATCGGCAAGAAGATCTCCCTTTTTTACATGTGCGCCTTCTTGATAATACATTTTTAAAATAGTGCCAGGAATTTTACTACCTATTTTAAGAAGGTCAGTCACTTCTAATTTTCCTCGTGCACGAATTTCATTGGTTATAGTTGTTATTAATGGTTTTTCTGTACTGAAAAGTTCATGAGTTTTTTTTGTAGGAAGAAACTCATGAATTGAAAAACCAAGAAGTAGCATAAAGCTACATAAAAAGCAGGTATATATTATTTTATTCATTATCGTATTTATCATAGATGTATTCCTATATATAGTGTGATGGATAGCCAGATACAAATAATAGCTCTCTATATTTTTTTGCTGTTGCAACTTCAATATTGATGAAGTTGAATCGTGCATTTGCCCAATCGAGGTCGACTTGTGCTTGTTCTAAAGATGATAATAATCCTGTTTCAAACTCTATCTGTTTTCGTTTGTACTTGGTCTGTGCATCAAGTAGCGCTGTTTTTTGTGCATTCCTTTGTTCCAGTAGTTGTTGTAAATCATAGTATGTCGTTTGTACTTCATTGGTGATGGATACCTGCAATGCTCGTTTTTCTGACTGCGCGGCAAGTATTTGCGCATTTGCTTGATCAGCTTTAAAAGCATTGGTACCACCGTCAAAATTCCAGGTTATGTTGGTAAATACTCCCCAGGCTACTTTGTCAAAACGGGATATAAACAGCTTGCCATGATCATGGCTGTTTTTTGCCACTTGTACTGATAGTGAAACGGTGGGTATGTACGATTTTTTTAATAAACTTTGCTCCATGCATGAGATTTTAATGTGTACATCTTGTATAGCAAGGCTACTGCGATTCTTATAAGCGAGTTCAAGATAATGCTCTACAGGATGTTGTTGCGCCTGCTCAATAGCAGTGGCGATAAAATCATGGGTAGCGTAGTCATCAGGTTGGTATGCGGTAGGACTTTCGATAAAACTGTTTAATGTGTCTAATGTTTGTTGCACCTGTTCGTGATAGTTTTCAATTGTTGCACCGCTTTGTTTAAATGCAGCACATTGGCCGCTCCATTGGGTAATATCAATAAGACCAATGTTTTTTGATTCTTTTGCATTGTTTATGGAAAAAATTGATGCATTATCTAGTGCTGCAATAGTTTTTTCTTTTTGTTTGAGAGCCCAGGAATTAAGCGCTGTTTGCTCGACTTCAAACCGTATTCTCTTTTTATGGCTTTCTTTATGGAGCTGTGCGATATCGATTTTTTGTTTTGAAATTTTATAATGAGCATAAGGTCCTGCAAAATCGAGTAATAAAAGATCGCAACTGAGATTAAAGATTTTGTTGGTCTTAGTTAAAGCTGTTGTGGGGCTAAATAAGTTACTTGAAAAAACGTTAGGAAATTTAGTGAATGATATTTCTGTACTGATATGTGGAAGATATCCAGAAAGATCGACTGCGAGTTGTTTATGCGCAGCGTCGATAGTGTAATCAAGGGCTTGCAGGCTGGAACGGTAGTTATATGCAGTTGCAACTGTTTCTGGAATTGAGCTACTACGTAGATGATTTTGCGGAGAAAGAGCAGCATCCATCTTTGCTGTGTATAAAAAAAATGATATACATGCGGCAAATGAAACGCAGCGGTATATGTTTTTTAATACAAAATTCATTAACACTCTCCGTATGGGATTTAAATTAAAGCTATCATAAGGAATGTAGAGAGTGATTTGCAACGATATAAAAAGATTTATTGATTATAATAGGATGTTTGCTGGTTGACCATCGATAATTGCAGTATTAATTTTTATAGCCCAACCATCACACATTCTATTTTTAGCGATTTGAAATTCTTCGGCTAGTACAGGATCGGTGGTGGTTAAGCGAACTCGTTTCCCGTCAATTATAACAAAAGGATCGATCCCTCTAAATTTACTGGTAACCAAAAGATTTGCTTCTTGTTTAGTGCCAACAAGATTGTGATAATCAGATGCATGTAAAATCATATGCATATTTTTTCGAATCAGATGGTCATTGGAATCTAATAAACAATTCCATATTTCTTGATCTACACCAAAACGAATATCATCCATGTGTATGATCTGTATATCGAGGCCTCTTAAAATTGCTTCAGCAAGCCACATTGAATGTACATAATTTGTTGCGCTTCCCCAACAATCTTGAGACATAAAAAGAGAAAACCGTACCAGTTTTTTGAGTAATTCATAATCATTGCTGATCCACTGGCCGTCGATGAATTTGATTTCATAAAACATGCGTGCCGCTTCTTGATAGGTAATAAATCCTTGATAAAAAGCCCCTTGTAGGTTGTAATCAATTCTATCAGCGCAGAGTGTTGGTAAAGGTTGTTCTAGAGCAGGAAATAGTTCTTTTTTCGGTAAAACATCTTCAATGGTGTAGCCATACTTGTGTAAAATTTCACTCAAGCCACTCCGTTCAAGATAATTGCCGTGCGTAAGAGTCTGGTAATCTTCTTCTTGGTGTTGTCGTTTGAAAATCCAATCGCCTACATGTGAAAAAACGGTATGTGAAACATCATGCAGGAGCCCTGCTATTTGTTCTTCTAAGCAGCAATTATTTATGCGAAGCAAGAAAAAAACACCGAGCGAATGATCATAGCGGGTATAATTTTCACAATGTGTTGTGTAGTAACTAACGCCATATTGATGAATGCCTTTCAGTCGTTGAAAAGCTGGACTTGTTATTAACTCTAAAAGAACGGGTTCTTGTACATCAACAGGTCCATAGAACGTTTCTATCGTATCGGCAACAATAGGATTATAAATCAAGAAAAAAAGGATAAGTTTTTTTGTAAAGTGTAGCATAGCATGTACCAATTTTATTTGTTTTTATTTTTAAGTTTTTTTATTTGCTCTACGCTAAGACCTGTTTTTGTAGCAATGGTTGAAATATCTAAAATATCTAAAAGATTTTTAGCTATTTCTAAAGCCTTTTTTTCTTCAGCTTTTTCTTCGGCATATTGTATTTTTCCTGCATAAGAACGCCTTTCATCTAAATAACGATCATACGCTTCTAGTTCTGCTAGTGACCAATTGCCTCGCTCAAGCACGTCAAAAGCTTCTTTAATTTCAGGGTTTTTTAATGAAGAAGGAATTTTTTGCAATGTTGCCGCATGTTTAAAGAAATAAATCCATTTATCAATGATAGAACTATCCTCATCTACTTCTTTATTAAATTTTTTAAGCTCAATAAAATGAAACTCTAAATGTTTCAGTTCATGTGCATGGGTTTTACTATCTAAAATAAAATGATGACTAACATAATGAGGGTTGTTGTTAAAAAGTGCGAAATCAAGCACACCAATAAAAATAACCGGCACTAACTCTTCATAGTTTTCTTTTTTTGCAAGTTGCCTGCTTAATGCGATAGAACTGTAATATTGAGCTCTAAGGGCATAATGTTTTTGCGTGTCGACTTGCATTTCAATAATATATTGATGTCCTTTCTGATCAGTACAGCGTACATCAACGATGCTCATTTTGGCTTCACGCATTTCGGGAAGATTATTAGGGTCATTCAAAGTAACATCAATAATTTTATTTCCTTCGGTTCGCTCTAATACACTATTTAAAAAACTGATCAAAATATCTTTATGAGCCATATTGGCAAACAGTTTTTTAAATCCTATATCACTGGTTGGATCCATAAAAATCATAGTTTTATCCTTAAAGTAGAAATCTGTATTAATAAGCGTATCATTTTTTATTTTGGTTTCACTTTTTAATATGAATTTATCGTTTTAGGAAAATAAAAATATAGGATGTACACACTAACTATGTACACCCCATTTTTTTAAACATTAATCACCAATTCAGATCTTGTTCATACCCAAGATCAATAAGTAATTGCCCTGCTACTTCTTTAAATAATCGTTTATGTTCATCGGTAAAATATTCTTTCCATCCACCAATTTGTCCTTGTCGGAATGTATGACTTAAGTTAGGGCCAAAAAGAGACTCGGCAACTATTTTTAATTCTTCATCAGAGCGAGTTAATTCTAGATGACGAGCTATTGCATGTACCGTTTCAAGTTGTTTTTCATCAGATCCTCCGCCACGAGAACCAACTAAATCTTCAAATCGTATATTAAGGATTCCAGGATATTGCATCCATGGTAAATACCGTTGATAGAGTTCATTGATGTTGTGGTTAACGATAGGACGTTCACCATATAAAGCTCCTTGAGTAATCAAGTCGGTAATGGCATCGTGTACATCGATTGTGGTGTTGTAGATTTTCATGTAATAAAAAATGAAAGAAATGATTTGGTCGCGCGGGTCTCTATACATAAAAAATAGCTTTGATTTGTTTTTTTCAAGAGCAGTCGCGATGGCAGGATCATACAACAAATGCATCCACCAGAATGCATTAGCCGGCAGATTCATGAGAGCATTGAGATGTTTTTCTGAATCTATCAGGAAATATTTACTCAATCGTTCTTTTTCAGTCAGGGTGATTGAACTGACATTATAGATTGGTTTTCTATTGGTGAGTAATTGAATGCATTTATTTCCAAGGTTAGTGCCGCATTTTAATATGGAAACTTGCAGCATCTGTTGATGTTGAGATTTTGCAAATGAGAGTGAAGCACAAAGGAGCAAGGCGCTAGATAAAAGAATTGAAAGTATATACGTTTTTTTCATAGTATTCCTTAAGGTTGTTACCAGTTCATATCCGATTCATATCCTAGATCGATGAGTAATTGTCCGGCGATTTCTTTAAACAGTTGCTTATGCTCATCAGTGAAATGTTCTTTCCAGCTACCGATTTGTCCTTTACGGAATGTATGACTTAATGTAGAACCAAATAGAGAGTCAGCAACGGTGGCAATTTCTTTATCCGAAAGGTCAAGCTGTAGATGTTGTGCCATAGCTCTCACCGTTTTATATTGTGCGTCTTGTGGTCCACCGCCATTAGGGCCAACTAAATCTTCAAAGCGTACAGCCAATGCATTGGGATGGTGCATCCATGGTAGATAGGCTTGATACAGTTGATATATATTGTGATTTGCAATTGGTCGCAAGCGGTAAAGGGTTCCTTTTGTTATTAAATCAGTAATAGCGTCATTAATATTAATGGTCGTTTTATTGATTTTCATATAATAAAACACAAATGAGATGATCTGATCGCGTGGGTCACGATATATAAAAAAAAGCGTCATGTTGTTTTGGGTAAATAGTGTTGCGTACCGTTCATTATGCATTAAATGCAGGCGCCAAAACTTATCTGCAGGAAGATGCATCATATATTCTAAATCTCGCGCGGTTCGAATGGTGTAAAACTTATTGAAATGTTCATCGCCACGCCAATTTCTCCAGGGGACGTTATGTATAGACTTTCTGTTTGTCAGTAGCTGTATACATTTTTTTGCAAGGTTGGTGCCGGTCTTTGGAGCAGAAATTTCCAAAATCTGTTGATGGAAAGCCGAATATGAAAACGAGGCACATAGCAGTATTGCTATGGCAAGAGATACTATTTGATCCTTCATACATTTTCCTTTTTTAGGTGAAAAATATTTTCTACTGTGATTTCATGAAAATTTTATTTGCGTTATCGATTTATAGGGTATTTATGCATATTTGACCAAAAAAAGTTTATCTATAAACTCGAATTGTATGATTTTATTAATAATTAATTGAGACACAAAAAAATTTCTATGAAGAATCTTTATGTTAGATAAACGGTACGATCATAAAATTTTTGAACCAAAAGTGCAACAAAAATGGGCGGCTGAGCAAACGTATAGTGCGGATAATAATTCTGGTCCATTGTATACGATTGACACACCACCTCCTACGGTTTCCGGTTCGTTGCACATGGGTCATATATTTTCTTATACCCAAACTGATGTTATTGCCCGTTATAAGCGGATGAATGGTTTTTCTGTTTTTTATCCGTTTGGTTTTGACGATAATGGGTTGCCAACAGAGCGGTATGTAGAAAAAAAGAAAAAAGTTTCAGCGCATAAATTGGGTAGATCAGCTTTTATTGAGCTATGCTTGCAAGAGACGCATGAAGTTGAAGAGCAATTTAAATTGTTGTGGCAGCAGATGGGGCTTTCTGTTGATTGGGATTTATGCTATTCAACAATATCAGTAAGCACTCGAAAGCTAGCACAGGAATCATTTATCAAGCTGTATAAAAAAGGTTTTATTTATCGTAAGCATGAACCGGCTTTGTATTGTACTACTTGTCGCACCTCTGTGGCGCAAGCAGAATTAGATGATATTGAACAAAATTCATTTTTTAATGACATTGTTTTTAAAGATAGTGAAGGCAATGATTTAGTGATTGGAACAACGCGTCCAGAACTTTTGCCATCATGCGTAGCGTTGTTGTATAACCCTAAAGATGAACGGTATCAGCATTTAAAAGGCACTAAGGCGACCGTTCCATTGTTTGATTTCGCAGTTCCGATTTTAGCTGATGATGCAGTGGTAATAGACAAGGGCACAGGACTGGTAATGTGTTGTACCTTTGGAGATAAAACCGATATTGCGTGGTTTAAGAAATTTAATTTTTCGTATAAAAAAACTATTGATTTTGATGGCACTTGCACAGAAATTGCCGGACAGTTTGCAGGACTTAAGGTAGCAGAAGCGCGTGCAAAAATTATTGAAACCTTGCGCGAGCAAGGTCTTTTGCTGAATCAACGAGCTATTTCCCATGCGGTTAATGTACATGAGCGATGTAAAAAAGAGATAGAATATATCGCTTTAGAACAATGGTTTTTAAACATTCTTGATCATAAGAAGAAGTTGCTTGCGCTTGCAGATGATATTGCTTGGTATCCATCATTTATGAAAGCCCGTTATAAAGATTGGGTGAAAAACATTGGCTGGGATTGGTGTTTATCACGCCAACGTTTTTTTGGTATCCCTTTTCCGGTATGGCATTGTCAAGATTGTAACCAGATGCTATTTGCGGATACTAGTGAGTTGCCCATCGATCCACAAGAAGTTGCGTGTACAAAAGTGTGCACTACGTGCGGTAGCACTAACACGGTGCCAGATACTGATGTAATGGATACGTGGAATACGTCATCTATCACGCCGTATATTCTTGCGCAGTTATATGCGCCATCATCAACACCGTTTGCAGAAAAAGTACCACAATTTTTACCGATGAGTATGCGTCCACAGGCACATGATATTATTCGTACCTGGGCATTTTATACTATTGTAAAATCGTGGATGCATCATGACATTGCACCGTGGAATGAAATTGTAATTTCAGGGCATGTGCTCAGCGACGCCAACCAAAAACTTTCCAAATCACAAGGTGGTGGCAAGCTTGCGCCAGAGACATTGCTTGAGCAATACCCGGCAGACGCGATTCGTTATTGGACGGCATCAGGTGGTCTTGGCTATGACGTTGCTTATTCTGAAAGTCAGTTAAAAGTTGGATTGAGACTCATTACCAAGTTATGGAATGCATTTCGATTTATAGAAGAGCATATTGCAACGGTAGATCCTGAACAAATGCCAAAGCATCTTGGTGTGGTTAATGAGTGGATTTTGCATCAAGCTTCTGATTGTTTTAAAAAATACAAAGAACAATTTGAAAATCATGAATTTGGTGCAGCATTGGCAGTAGTTGAACCGTTCTTTTGGAATGATTTTTGTGATAACTATTTAGAACTGATTAAAAATCAGTTATTCAATCCACAACAATATGATGAGCAGCAAGTGATTGCAACGCGATGGACCTTGTATACCATTGGTTTACGGTTCTTGCAGTTGTATGCACCATATCTGCCGCATGTTACAGAGCTGTTGTATGAATCGGTGTATAAAAACCGTCTGAAGATTGCTTCCTTGCATCAAACCCGGTTTGCGGACATTCAGCATGCATATGTTTTTGATAAGAGTGTGGTGACGATGCAAGCGATTAATAGCCTTGCAGCGACGGTACGAAAATTAAAAACCGAGCGAATGCTTTCATTAAAAGCACCGCTTGCTACGTTAACGGTATACGCACAAGATGGAGCAGTGATTCGGGCTTTAGAGCAGGAACAGCAAATGATTATTGGGATCACGCATGCGCAGGATCTGAAATTTAACGTTGTTGCATCGCTTGGTGAAAGTACATTGCAAGAAGTTGACACTCTTTGGCATGCAAGTGTGGTGATATGATTTTAATTAAAAATAGGCAGCGTAAGATTGCGGTGGACGTGGCACAGTTAGAACGGGATACGCAAACACTTCTGGATGCTTTGGGGTATTCAGATTTTGATATTGGAATTCTGCTGACAACCAATGCTACGATTCGCAAATACAACCGTGAATATCGCGACAAAGATAAGGCAACAGATATTTTATCGTTCCCCTATCATACTGAGTTGCCTGCTGGTCAATCGATAAAAGTAGAAACAGAGGATGATAAAAATTTAGGCGATTTGATCATCTCGCTTGAATATGTGTATAACGATGCGCAGAACTACGATGTGACGTTTGAAAAGCGTATGCAGGAATTGCTGGTGCACGGGATATGTCACTTGCTGGGGCATGATCATATAGAAGATGCTGATTATGAAACAATGCATAAAAAAGAGATGCAGTTGTTAGCATTGATTGCAAAGTAAAAGTGAGCTTGAGAGAGCAGTGAAGCGATTTTTATTTAGTTGTTTATAAGGGTAATAACCTAAATAATGAGGTTCTTCATGGTTCGAGACAAAAAGATATATAAAATTAGCTATGTAATTTCTGTAGCTATTTTTTTGATTTTACCGGGAAAAATAAAGGCTGCTGATAGTGATGAGCATGTAAATTGGCATGATTCTCCTGAAGAATCTATTCCTCAGAGGCGAAGGAGCAAAGGAGAAACTGTACCAGCTGAACAGACTCTCTTGTACATGCCTTGGCTGAATCGAAAAAATTTAACATTCGATAGTTTAACCGGTCGCGTGGTTCCAAGGGTTCGCAAGAAGCCAGTCGTTGAACCCGACGAGGAAATGGAAGCAATGTTTGGTCGTCGTCGTGTGACTCCCAAGAATCAAAAGAGCCCAGTTGTAAGGTGTGAAGAAGAAACGAAAGAACAATCTGGTCGTCAAGATAATCATACTAATCTCCAGAAGGCAGCATCGCAAATTGGTTTTATGGCCCGCTTGAGGTCTGTTACTGGCAGCCTTACTCCAGGTCAGGCTCTACGGTTTGTGTTTAGAGGAAAGGTCCCTGTGGCGCCTTCACAAGCTGGAGAAGAAAATAAAGAAACGCGAGATTTGTCTTCAGGTATAACGAAATCGAGCAATCCGCAAGCACATATAAGGAACATGTATTTCGATCCGAATACGGTGAGAAATTTGCGTAAGGCAGACTATCCACCGTTGAGACCTCCAGAAGATAGTAAACCACCTAAGCCTTCTAAAAAATCGGTTCAGGTTAGCATGTCTGATTTTGCAGACAACTCATCAACGGGGGAAACGATATTAGCGGGAATGGATTTTCTTAGTCGGCCTTTAGGAGGAGGAGGGCTCACTCAAGAACTTGGAATAGCTCTGCGTTCAACCTTGATGAGCATGGTAGCCATGAAAATGATGGGTGTATTGGAGAATCTACCTGTTCTAGGAATAACTGCTGGATATGCGGCTTATGAGATTATTCGGAATGGACCTCAAGCATATTTGGAGAACATAGCGCGGCTTAAGCAAAGGGAATCGCAGCAAGCAACAATAACTAATGCCTTACAACAACAACGTGCAGAACAACAGGATATACAGAATAAATTGGTGCTTGTAGAAAGTCAGCTAAATGTAATTGCAGCGCAAAAAAGATTGAGTGATACGTTAAGCGAACAAGAGCGCGATAATTTACAAATGTCTGAAAAGCATGCATTTTTACAAGCAACGTTATTGCATGAGAGAATCATGAAATTATCTCCACAAGTAGTATTGGAGCCTCAGATTGCAGCAACTCGTGCACAGCGTTTGCAAACAGAGAAGCAGGTTACACAAATGCTCGCAGATCAAGCAAATAAAAAACAGCAAAAGAAAGTTTTGGGTGCTCAGCTTGAGAAACCAAGCAGTACTCAGGTTGCGCAAGAAGGCGATGTTCACACGCAACCAGAGCAACCAATTCTTACATCGACTCCACCACTAGCATCAGATATACCTGCACCAACCGGTCAAGCGAGTAAAGAGCAGCAGCAGAAGGTTTTAGGTGCTCAAGTTGAGAAAAATAATGCTATTCACACGCAACCAGACCAACCAATTCTTACACCGACTCCAGATATATCTGCATCAACCGCTGCTGTATGGATGCGTGCGCAGACTCGTCAGAAGATAAAGTCGGGAGACTG
This region of Candidatus Babeliales bacterium genomic DNA includes:
- a CDS encoding efflux RND transporter periplasmic adaptor subunit, producing MINTIMNKIIYTCFLCSFMLLLGFSIHEFLPTKKTHELFSTEKPLITTITNEIRARGKLEVTDLLKIGSKIPGTILKMYYQEGAHVKKGDLLADIDDGKSDTEVLQSAAELKRLKALLAYQKSYYTRQQVLYENGYISQDAFEQIERDYKVAQANVEAKQANHQQIVLLFDNKKIIAPENGFILTKNSTESETVTNSSPATILYSLAKNSSMEAQLEIDEPYIGNVTIGTPVTLSFDALPHQIIKGTITSIGNAPIKSGGMVSYTAIVPVDNSEKLFRLGMSTNAHIILASTENAVTVPQYAFAISQSMIKDIAAKLQYSVHTIDDDSKQQNNSLKKVKYLWIYKDHAFYEKAVTIGTQNILSAQITSGIDAQADIVMDVIQQNLNSRY
- a CDS encoding TolC family protein produces the protein MNFVLKNIYRCVSFAACISFFLYTAKMDAALSPQNHLRSSSIPETVATAYNYRSSLQALDYTIDAAHKQLAVDLSGYLPHISTEISFTKFPNVFSSNLFSPTTALTKTNKIFNLSCDLLLLDFAGPYAHYKISKQKIDIAQLHKESHKKRIRFEVEQTALNSWALKQKEKTIAALDNASIFSINNAKESKNIGLIDITQWSGQCAAFKQSGATIENYHEQVQQTLDTLNSFIESPTAYQPDDYATHDFIATAIEQAQQHPVEHYLELAYKNRSSLAIQDVHIKISCMEQSLLKKSYIPTVSLSVQVAKNSHDHGKLFISRFDKVAWGVFTNITWNFDGGTNAFKADQANAQILAAQSEKRALQVSITNEVQTTYYDLQQLLEQRNAQKTALLDAQTKYKRKQIEFETGLLSSLEQAQVDLDWANARFNFINIEVATAKKYRELLFVSGYPSHYI
- a CDS encoding HD domain-containing protein, which encodes MLHFTKKLILFFLIYNPIVADTIETFYGPVDVQEPVLLELITSPAFQRLKGIHQYGVSYYTTHCENYTRYDHSLGVFFLLRINNCCLEEQIAGLLHDVSHTVFSHVGDWIFKRQHQEEDYQTLTHGNYLERSGLSEILHKYGYTIEDVLPKKELFPALEQPLPTLCADRIDYNLQGAFYQGFITYQEAARMFYEIKFIDGQWISNDYELLKKLVRFSLFMSQDCWGSATNYVHSMWLAEAILRGLDIQIIHMDDIRFGVDQEIWNCLLDSNDHLIRKNMHMILHASDYHNLVGTKQEANLLVTSKFRGIDPFVIIDGKRVRLTTTDPVLAEEFQIAKNRMCDGWAIKINTAIIDGQPANILL
- a CDS encoding Rpn family recombination-promoting nuclease/putative transposase produces the protein MIFMDPTSDIGFKKLFANMAHKDILISFLNSVLERTEGNKIIDVTLNDPNNLPEMREAKMSIVDVRCTDQKGHQYIIEMQVDTQKHYALRAQYYSSIALSRQLAKKENYEELVPVIFIGVLDFALFNNNPHYVSHHFILDSKTHAHELKHLEFHFIELKKFNKEVDEDSSIIDKWIYFFKHAATLQKIPSSLKNPEIKEAFDVLERGNWSLAELEAYDRYLDERRSYAGKIQYAEEKAEEKKALEIAKNLLDILDISTIATKTGLSVEQIKKLKNKNK
- a CDS encoding sulfotransferase domain-containing protein, producing the protein MKKTYILSILLSSALLLCASLSFAKSQHQQMLQVSILKCGTNLGNKCIQLLTNRKPIYNVSSITLTEKERLSKYFLIDSEKHLNALMNLPANAFWWMHLLYDPAIATALEKNKSKLFFMYRDPRDQIISFIFYYMKIYNTTIDVHDAITDLITQGALYGERPIVNHNINELYQRYLPWMQYPGILNIRFEDLVGSRGGGSDEKQLETVHAIARHLELTRSDEELKIVAESLFGPNLSHTFRQGQIGGWKEYFTDEHKRLFKEVAGQLLIDLGYEQDLNW
- a CDS encoding sulfotransferase domain-containing protein, whose product is MKDQIVSLAIAILLCASFSYSAFHQQILEISAPKTGTNLAKKCIQLLTNRKSIHNVPWRNWRGDEHFNKFYTIRTARDLEYMMHLPADKFWRLHLMHNERYATLFTQNNMTLFFIYRDPRDQIISFVFYYMKINKTTININDAITDLITKGTLYRLRPIANHNIYQLYQAYLPWMHHPNALAVRFEDLVGPNGGGPQDAQYKTVRAMAQHLQLDLSDKEIATVADSLFGSTLSHTFRKGQIGSWKEHFTDEHKQLFKEIAGQLLIDLGYESDMNW
- a CDS encoding valine--tRNA ligase, with the translated sequence MLDKRYDHKIFEPKVQQKWAAEQTYSADNNSGPLYTIDTPPPTVSGSLHMGHIFSYTQTDVIARYKRMNGFSVFYPFGFDDNGLPTERYVEKKKKVSAHKLGRSAFIELCLQETHEVEEQFKLLWQQMGLSVDWDLCYSTISVSTRKLAQESFIKLYKKGFIYRKHEPALYCTTCRTSVAQAELDDIEQNSFFNDIVFKDSEGNDLVIGTTRPELLPSCVALLYNPKDERYQHLKGTKATVPLFDFAVPILADDAVVIDKGTGLVMCCTFGDKTDIAWFKKFNFSYKKTIDFDGTCTEIAGQFAGLKVAEARAKIIETLREQGLLLNQRAISHAVNVHERCKKEIEYIALEQWFLNILDHKKKLLALADDIAWYPSFMKARYKDWVKNIGWDWCLSRQRFFGIPFPVWHCQDCNQMLFADTSELPIDPQEVACTKVCTTCGSTNTVPDTDVMDTWNTSSITPYILAQLYAPSSTPFAEKVPQFLPMSMRPQAHDIIRTWAFYTIVKSWMHHDIAPWNEIVISGHVLSDANQKLSKSQGGGKLAPETLLEQYPADAIRYWTASGGLGYDVAYSESQLKVGLRLITKLWNAFRFIEEHIATVDPEQMPKHLGVVNEWILHQASDCFKKYKEQFENHEFGAALAVVEPFFWNDFCDNYLELIKNQLFNPQQYDEQQVIATRWTLYTIGLRFLQLYAPYLPHVTELLYESVYKNRLKIASLHQTRFADIQHAYVFDKSVVTMQAINSLAATVRKLKTERMLSLKAPLATLTVYAQDGAVIRALEQEQQMIIGITHAQDLKFNVVASLGESTLQEVDTLWHASVVI
- the ybeY gene encoding rRNA maturation RNase YbeY is translated as MILIKNRQRKIAVDVAQLERDTQTLLDALGYSDFDIGILLTTNATIRKYNREYRDKDKATDILSFPYHTELPAGQSIKVETEDDKNLGDLIISLEYVYNDAQNYDVTFEKRMQELLVHGICHLLGHDHIEDADYETMHKKEMQLLALIAK